One Pseudomonas sp. HOU2 genomic window carries:
- a CDS encoding aldo/keto reductase encodes MQHIVNAQGLNMPKLGLGTWPMLGDECTRAVEQALELGYRHIDTAAAYNNEDAVGQALANTPTPREQIHVTTKVWWDQLQPDAMRHSLERSLKALRSEYVDLFMIHWPTTDWDLPRTLETLASFKEQGLARNIGVANFPLPLLRKVVEEYGIPLSAIQVEYHVLLGQNALLDYARQHDLALTAYTPLARNKVSDIAQIQQIAKKHGVLPTQVALKWLLDQPNVAAIPKASSRANQLANLASLQVELDAEDRALIAALPKNQRQVSPDFAPVWDAFDR; translated from the coding sequence ATGCAGCACATCGTTAACGCCCAGGGTTTGAACATGCCGAAACTGGGCCTCGGCACCTGGCCGATGCTCGGCGACGAATGCACCCGTGCCGTCGAGCAGGCGCTGGAACTCGGCTACCGGCACATCGACACGGCAGCGGCCTACAACAACGAAGACGCGGTCGGACAAGCATTGGCGAACACACCGACACCCCGCGAGCAGATTCACGTCACCACCAAGGTCTGGTGGGACCAGTTGCAACCCGACGCCATGCGTCACTCGCTGGAACGAAGCCTCAAAGCCTTGCGCAGCGAGTACGTCGACCTGTTCATGATCCATTGGCCGACCACCGACTGGGACCTGCCGCGCACCCTTGAAACCCTCGCTTCGTTCAAGGAGCAGGGGCTGGCTCGCAACATCGGTGTAGCGAATTTTCCGCTGCCGTTGCTGCGCAAAGTCGTCGAGGAATACGGCATCCCTCTGTCAGCGATCCAGGTCGAGTACCACGTCCTGCTCGGCCAGAACGCCCTGCTCGACTACGCCCGTCAACACGATCTGGCGCTGACGGCCTACACGCCGCTGGCACGCAACAAGGTCTCGGACATTGCGCAGATTCAGCAGATCGCGAAAAAACACGGCGTGCTGCCGACTCAGGTGGCGTTGAAATGGCTGCTGGATCAGCCCAACGTCGCGGCGATTCCCAAAGCCAGCAGCCGCGCCAATCAACTGGCGAACCTGGCTTCGCTGCAGGTTGAACTGGACGCTGAAGACCGCGCACTGATCGCCGCCCTGCCGAAGAATCAGCGTCAGGTCAGCCCGGATTTCGCCCCGGTGTGGGATGCCTTCGATCGCTAA
- a CDS encoding HAD family hydrolase: MSLSDMKHWVFDMDGTLTIAVHDFAAIRVALAIPPEDDILTHLAALPAEEAAAKHAWLLEHERDLALGSKPATGAVELVRDLHGRGYRLGILTRNARELAHVTLEAIGLADCFAVDDVLGRDEAPPKPHPGGLLKLAEAWNVPASEMVMVGDYRFDLDCGRAAGARTVLVNLPDNPWPELTDWHAQDCVELRRMLSV; this comes from the coding sequence ATGAGCCTGAGCGATATGAAGCATTGGGTGTTCGACATGGACGGCACCCTGACCATCGCCGTGCATGACTTTGCGGCGATCCGCGTGGCGCTGGCGATTCCGCCCGAGGACGACATTCTTACGCATCTCGCGGCACTTCCCGCCGAGGAAGCCGCGGCGAAACATGCCTGGCTGCTGGAGCATGAACGCGATCTGGCGCTGGGTTCAAAACCGGCGACGGGTGCAGTGGAGCTGGTGCGCGATCTGCACGGGCGTGGCTATCGCCTCGGCATCCTGACCCGCAATGCGCGCGAGCTGGCGCATGTGACACTTGAAGCCATTGGCCTGGCCGACTGCTTCGCCGTGGACGATGTGCTGGGCCGCGATGAGGCACCGCCGAAGCCGCACCCCGGCGGGTTGCTGAAACTGGCGGAGGCGTGGAACGTGCCGGCAAGTGAGATGGTGATGGTCGGGGATTACCGCTTTGACCTGGATTGCGGGCGAGCGGCCGGGGCGCGGACGGTGCTGGTGAATCTGCCGGACAATCCGTGGCCGGAGCTGACGGATTGGCATGCGCAGGATTGTGTCGAGTTGCGGCGGATGCTTTCGGTCTGA
- a CDS encoding IclR family transcriptional regulator, protein MAGSQIERVFSVLESLTSEPRGLPMQTLAEQLDIPKSATHRMLAELIRLGYVRQNADTLRYHLSTKLVAMGFQYLSSSGADIVQPVLDRLAQETGELVRLGVIDGERQTWIAKAQGARTGLRYDPDMGRDAPLFYTASGNAWLACMSDAEALSLVERQGVEVPVGVGPNAPRSNIELLERLRLAREQGYACVEESSAVGTSAIAAVVKHPVDGRVIGVLSIAGPSARMPGARLHELAPLLLTFTEELSAASLASELFV, encoded by the coding sequence ATGGCCGGCAGTCAGATCGAACGGGTTTTCAGCGTGCTGGAAAGCCTCACCAGTGAGCCGCGCGGGCTGCCGATGCAGACCCTGGCCGAGCAACTGGATATCCCGAAAAGTGCCACTCATCGCATGCTTGCGGAGCTGATCCGGCTGGGCTACGTGCGGCAGAATGCCGACACTTTGCGCTATCACCTGTCGACCAAACTGGTGGCGATGGGGTTTCAGTACCTGTCGAGCAGCGGTGCCGACATCGTGCAACCGGTGCTGGATCGACTGGCTCAGGAAACCGGCGAGCTGGTGCGTCTGGGGGTGATCGATGGCGAGCGCCAGACCTGGATCGCCAAGGCGCAGGGCGCACGGACAGGCCTGCGTTATGACCCGGACATGGGCCGCGACGCGCCGTTGTTCTACACCGCTTCCGGGAATGCGTGGCTGGCCTGCATGAGCGATGCCGAAGCATTGTCGCTGGTTGAGCGCCAGGGCGTGGAAGTACCGGTAGGCGTGGGGCCGAATGCGCCGCGCTCCAATATCGAACTGCTGGAACGCCTGCGTCTGGCGCGAGAGCAGGGGTATGCGTGTGTCGAGGAAAGTTCGGCGGTGGGCACCTCGGCGATTGCCGCGGTGGTCAAGCATCCGGTTGACGGGCGGGTGATCGGTGTACTGAGCATTGCCGGGCCAAGCGCGCGGATGCCCGGCGCGCGGCTGCACGAATTGGCGCCGTTGCTGCTGACGTTCACTGAGGAATTGTCGGCGGCGAGTCTGGCATCGGAATTGTTCGTGTGA
- a CDS encoding neutral zinc metallopeptidase translates to MLWKKGRRSDNVVDARGDDSGGGGGMRFGGGKGLSLGAILLIVGIGWITGQDPLQILGQLTGQMTEQSAPASTQTRQAPPANDQQAEFVRSILGDTEDTWGAIFQQAGRQYKDPTLVLFSNRVNSACGLATSATGPFYCPADQKVYLDMAFFQEMAQRFKAAGDFAQAYVIAHEVGHHVQTLLGVSAKIQTARQQGRQMQGDGGLLVRQELQADCLAGVWAYHAQKRLNWLEPGDVEEALNAANAIGDDRLQQQGQGRVVPDSFTHGTSAQRVRWFKTGFAQGQVGQCDTFAAKNL, encoded by the coding sequence ATGCTATGGAAAAAAGGCCGACGCAGTGACAACGTCGTCGATGCCCGTGGCGATGATAGCGGCGGCGGCGGTGGCATGCGGTTCGGTGGCGGCAAAGGCCTGAGCCTGGGGGCGATCCTGCTGATCGTCGGCATCGGCTGGATCACCGGCCAGGATCCGTTGCAGATCCTTGGCCAGCTCACTGGGCAAATGACCGAGCAATCGGCACCGGCCAGTACGCAGACGCGTCAGGCGCCACCGGCCAACGACCAGCAGGCCGAATTCGTGCGTTCGATCCTCGGCGATACCGAAGACACCTGGGGCGCCATCTTCCAGCAGGCTGGTCGCCAATATAAGGACCCGACCCTGGTGCTGTTCAGCAACCGGGTGAATTCCGCCTGCGGTCTGGCGACTTCGGCGACCGGCCCGTTCTATTGCCCGGCAGATCAGAAAGTCTATCTGGACATGGCCTTCTTCCAGGAAATGGCCCAGCGCTTCAAGGCCGCCGGCGACTTCGCCCAGGCCTACGTGATCGCGCACGAAGTCGGCCACCATGTGCAGACGCTGCTCGGCGTCTCGGCAAAAATTCAGACGGCCCGTCAGCAGGGCCGGCAGATGCAGGGCGACGGTGGTTTGCTGGTGCGTCAGGAATTGCAGGCCGACTGTCTGGCCGGCGTCTGGGCCTACCATGCGCAGAAGCGCCTGAACTGGCTGGAACCGGGTGACGTCGAAGAGGCCTTGAATGCGGCCAACGCCATCGGTGATGATCGCCTGCAACAACAGGGTCAGGGCCGCGTGGTACCGGACTCGTTTACCCATGGCACGTCGGCGCAGAGGGTGCGCTGGTTCAAAACCGGTTTCGCCCAGGGCCAGGTCGGCCAGTGCGATACCTTCGCGGCGAAAAATTTGTAA
- a CDS encoding alpha/beta fold hydrolase, with the protein MRKWLLALLIIGGNAHAAGVDAISPGRLQFEAGEMAVGISPAPEKIERVLIVIHGRLRNAETYRKSAERATELAGQTAHTLVIAPQFLNESDVALYSLPNTLLRWKGNEWMGGGLSTGPKPLSSYAALDAIVARVSDRKQFPDVQQIVIFGHSGGGQVVQRYALLAKDQPALKANGIRLRYVVANPSSYAYFNEQRPVAFDHAQCPGFNRWKYGLADMPVYAGGQTPLQLESSYIKREVIYLLGQQDIDPQHPALDKSCAAEAQGAYRLERGKLFFGYLLRRHPEGVNQRLVEVPGVGHNGDGMSTSPEGQKALFD; encoded by the coding sequence ATGCGCAAATGGCTTCTGGCTTTACTGATCATCGGCGGCAACGCGCACGCGGCAGGCGTCGATGCCATCAGCCCCGGGCGCTTGCAGTTCGAGGCCGGCGAAATGGCCGTCGGCATCAGCCCGGCACCGGAAAAAATCGAACGGGTGCTGATCGTCATTCACGGTCGGCTGCGCAATGCCGAGACCTATCGCAAGAGTGCCGAGCGCGCCACCGAACTGGCCGGGCAAACCGCGCACACGCTGGTGATCGCGCCACAGTTTCTCAACGAAAGCGATGTCGCTTTGTACTCCCTGCCCAACACATTGCTGCGCTGGAAAGGCAACGAGTGGATGGGCGGCGGGTTATCCACAGGGCCGAAGCCGCTGAGTTCCTACGCCGCACTCGACGCCATCGTCGCCCGGGTCAGCGACCGCAAGCAGTTTCCGGACGTGCAGCAGATCGTGATTTTCGGCCATTCCGGTGGCGGCCAGGTGGTGCAGCGCTACGCCCTGCTGGCCAAGGATCAGCCGGCGCTGAAGGCCAATGGCATTCGCCTGCGCTATGTGGTGGCCAATCCGTCGTCGTACGCTTATTTCAATGAACAGCGGCCGGTGGCGTTCGATCACGCACAGTGCCCGGGTTTCAATCGCTGGAAGTACGGTCTGGCAGACATGCCGGTATACGCCGGTGGGCAAACGCCGTTGCAGCTTGAGAGCAGCTACATCAAACGCGAAGTGATTTATCTGCTGGGGCAGCAGGATATAGACCCGCAACATCCGGCGCTGGACAAGAGTTGCGCCGCCGAGGCCCAGGGCGCGTATCGGCTGGAGCGCGGCAAGCTGTTTTTCGGCTACCTGCTGCGTCGCCATCCGGAAGGGGTCAATCAGCGGCTGGTTGAAGTGCCCGGGGTCGGGCATAACGGCGATGGGATGTCGACGTCGCCGGAGGGGCAGAAAGCGTTGTTTGATTAA
- a CDS encoding FAD-dependent oxidoreductase produces the protein MPAELPEIDCDVLVVGSGAAGLSTAVTAAWHGLKIIVVEKDPVFGGATAWSGGWAWVPCNPLARRAGIVEDVEQPRTYLRHELGEHYDPAMVDAFLTAAPHMVAFFEQHTALQFADGNAIADIHGDTPGAGTGGRSVIAAPYDGRQVGRLLKRLRTTMRETSFMGMPIMAGADLAAFLNLSRSLKAAWHVTRRFTRHLLDLAVHGRAMQLVNGVALVARLAKSAEDLGVLLWESAPVTELLRDEAGVCGAVVSSAKGPIRIQARKAVVLAAGGFANDIERRKALFPRTPTGHEHWALPPLAVNGDGLRLGESVGATVNTDLASPVAWAPVSQVPHADGSIGHFPHIIERGKPGIIGVLRNGQRFVNEANGYYDYVSAMVAAAPEGEEVASWLICSRAFQRRYGLGMSRPFPVPVSGFIRSGYLKTGNTLEELASACGIDPVGLRHTVDHYNLQAGLGEDPLFGRGSTPYNRKQGDPANLPNPCVAPIEAGPFYAVKVQPGCFGTFAGLKVNPQAQVLDAHAQPIAGLYAAGGDMASIMGGHYPAGGINLGPALTFGYIAARHIAGITAFEQEIDHAAHR, from the coding sequence ATGCCTGCCGAACTTCCCGAAATCGACTGCGACGTTCTGGTCGTCGGCTCCGGTGCCGCCGGTTTATCCACAGCGGTCACTGCCGCTTGGCACGGTCTGAAAATCATCGTCGTCGAGAAAGACCCGGTGTTTGGTGGTGCCACTGCGTGGTCCGGGGGCTGGGCATGGGTGCCGTGCAATCCGCTGGCCCGGCGCGCCGGCATCGTCGAAGACGTCGAGCAACCGCGCACGTACCTGCGCCATGAACTTGGCGAGCATTACGACCCGGCAATGGTCGACGCTTTCCTCACTGCCGCGCCACACATGGTGGCGTTCTTCGAACAGCACACCGCCCTGCAATTCGCCGATGGCAACGCCATTGCCGACATTCATGGCGATACACCCGGCGCCGGCACGGGCGGTCGCTCGGTGATCGCGGCGCCTTACGACGGACGACAAGTCGGACGCCTGCTCAAGCGCCTGCGTACAACCATGCGCGAAACGTCCTTCATGGGCATGCCAATCATGGCCGGCGCCGACCTTGCGGCGTTCCTCAATCTCAGCCGATCGCTGAAAGCCGCGTGGCATGTAACCCGGCGTTTTACCCGACACTTGCTCGATCTGGCGGTACACGGCAGGGCCATGCAATTGGTCAACGGTGTGGCGCTGGTTGCAAGGCTGGCGAAGTCCGCCGAGGACCTTGGCGTTTTGTTATGGGAGTCGGCACCCGTGACCGAACTACTGCGCGATGAAGCAGGGGTTTGCGGTGCAGTGGTCAGCAGCGCCAAAGGCCCGATCCGTATTCAGGCACGCAAAGCCGTGGTGCTCGCCGCCGGCGGTTTTGCCAACGACATCGAGCGGCGCAAGGCCTTGTTTCCGCGCACGCCCACGGGTCATGAACACTGGGCACTGCCACCGCTGGCGGTGAACGGCGACGGCCTGCGTCTGGGCGAAAGCGTCGGCGCCACGGTCAACACCGACCTGGCGTCGCCCGTGGCCTGGGCGCCGGTCTCGCAAGTGCCGCATGCCGACGGCAGCATCGGCCATTTCCCGCACATCATCGAACGCGGCAAACCGGGGATCATCGGCGTACTGCGCAACGGCCAGCGCTTCGTCAACGAAGCCAACGGTTACTACGACTACGTCAGCGCCATGGTTGCCGCCGCCCCTGAAGGCGAGGAAGTCGCCTCATGGCTGATCTGCAGCCGCGCCTTTCAACGGCGATATGGTCTGGGCATGTCGCGGCCATTTCCCGTTCCGGTGTCAGGGTTTATCCGCAGCGGCTATCTGAAAACCGGCAACACCCTTGAAGAATTGGCCAGCGCCTGCGGCATCGATCCCGTTGGATTACGTCACACGGTGGATCACTACAACCTGCAGGCTGGCCTTGGCGAAGACCCGTTGTTCGGTCGCGGTTCCACGCCCTACAACCGCAAGCAGGGCGATCCGGCGAACCTTCCCAACCCTTGCGTTGCCCCAATAGAGGCCGGCCCTTTTTATGCCGTGAAAGTGCAACCGGGCTGCTTCGGCACCTTCGCCGGGCTCAAGGTCAACCCGCAGGCGCAAGTGCTCGACGCCCATGCCCAGCCCATCGCCGGGCTCTACGCGGCTGGTGGCGACATGGCCAGCATCATGGGCGGGCACTATCCGGCGGGAGGGATCAACCTCGGCCCGGCGCTGACTTTCGGCTACATCGCCGCCCGGCATATCGCCGGCATTACTGCTTTCGAACAGGAGATCGACCATGCAGCACATCGTTAA